The Gemmatimonadota bacterium DH-78 region ACCATCACCCCCGACGATCTCTACCAGAAGATCTCGGTGCTGGCGGCCGACAGCATGCGCGGACGCGACACGCCGAGCCCCGAGATCGAGCAGGTGGCGACTTGGATCGGCGAGCACTTCGCCTCGCTCGGACTTCGCCCCGGCGGCGACGACGGCAGCTTCATTCAGCGCTACGCTCTGCGCCAGATGACGGCCTCGGTCGAGAGCTCCTCGATCGCTTTCTCCAACGGTGCCTCCCTCGCATGGGGCACCGACGTGATGGCGCTCGGGCTGCCGCGCGACGGCTCCACCTCGGGGCCGGTAGTGCTGGTGTCGGGCTCCGGCGACCCCGCAGGAGCGTTCGCCGACCTGCCCGATCAGGCGCAGGTGTTCGTGTTCGCGGGGCCGGAGATGGAGGCGACGCGGCAGACGGCGTGGGCCGGGCTCGCGAGTGCGCTCTACGACGCAGGCGCCGGTCAGGTGTTCGTGATCTCGACCATCGCAGGCACCCCCTGGGAGCGGTCGCTCGCCCGCTCGCAGCAGGGCTCTCGGGTGGTCGGCGAACTCGACCCCGATCGGCCGGTCACGATGAATGTGCGCGAGGGCGCCGTGCGCGCCGCGCTGGCCGGCGTGGACGTCGATGCCCTGCAGAGCCGGCACGACGACGACCTCGAGGTGACCGTGCTCGAGGGGCTGACCGTCGACTCCGACATCGCGATCCAGATTCTCGACGACGCTTCGGCCCCCAACGTGGTCGGCATTCTCGAGGGGAGCGACCCGGCGCTGCGCGACGAGTACATCGTCTACTCGGCCCACATGGACCACGTGGGCGTGGGCCGCACGGTGCAGGGCGGGGACTCCATCTTCAACGGTGCCGACGACGATGCGTCGGGCACGGCCACGATCATGGAGGTGGCCGAGGCGATGGCGTCGCTCGATCGCGCGCCGCGCCGCTCGATGATCTTCCTGCTCGTGAGCGGTGAGGAGAAGGGACTGCTGGGCAGCGCGTACTTCGCCGACCACCCGTCGGTGCCGGTCGAGCAGATGGTCGCCAACATCAACGCCGACATGGTCGGTCGGAACTGGCCCGACACGATCGTGGCGATCGGCAAGGAGCACTCCGACCTGGGCGAGACGCTCAACCGGGTGAACGAGGCGCACCCCGAGATCGGCATGACCGCCATCGACGACCTGTGGCCCGACGAGCGGTTCTACTTCCGCTCCGACCACTTCAACTTCGCCCGCAAGGGCGTGCCGATCCTCTTCTTCTTCAACGGCACCCACGAGGACTACCACCGGGCGTCGGACGAGCTCGACAAGATCGACACCGAGAAGACGGCCCGGATCGGCCAGTTGATCTTCTACCTCGGCCTCGAGGTGAGCGAGACCGACGCGCGTCCGCAGTGGAATCCCGACTCCTACGCGGAGATCGTGGAGGGGGCGTAGGGTACGCCACTCTGGCGCGCGGGGGGGACCCGATTGCAGCGTTGGGGTAGAAGCTCTGTCGATGGCCCTTTTTCGCACCCCTCCTCGCCGGAGGCCGACCATGACCATCCGCCACGCCATGCCACGACTGCCGTCTTTCGCCTTCGCGCTCCTCGTGCTCGCCCTCACCTCGGTGGCGGCGACGGCGAATCCCGCGGCGGCCCAGGGCGACGACGCCTATCTGCAGGCGGTGGGGGAGCACTTTCGCGTGTCGGTCGACGAGGTGCGGGTGCTGGCGAGCTGGGGGCGTCCGGCCTCCGACATCCCGGTCGTGCTCTTCGTGGCCGGTCGGGGCGGCGTGTCGCCCGATGCGGTGATGGCGCTGCGCAACGCGGGGCGCGGGTGGGCCGAGATCGCCGGGCGCTGGCAGCTGCACGCAGGCGACTTCCATGTGCCGATCGACGATTCGGTCGATGCCGGACCGCTGAGCGGGGTGTACGAGCAGTACCGGTCGCGCCCGGGCACCGGGTGGCCCTCGATCACCCTGGCCGACGGTGACGTGGTGGCGCTCGTGCACGTGCGCTTCCTCTCCGAGTACCTCGGTGTGGCGCCGGCGCGGGTGCTTCAGGCGCTGGGCCGATCCGGTGCGGGGCCGGCGGCGCTGCAGGCCCTGCGCGGCGGCCGCTGACCGGCCGACGCGCTCGCCCCGGCGCTTGACGGGAGGGGCGTTCACGGCGGATTGTCTCGAACCCTCCGGCGGCGCGGCGCGCCGCCGGTCCGAGCTTTCGCCGAACCGCCGACATGACCCGACCGTACGACACCATTCCGCTGCCCTATCGTCCGGGGCGGTCCGCGGACGAGCTGCGATCCCGCGCCCGCGACTTCTACGACGAGGTGCGCCAGCGTCGCACGGTGCGCGACTACTCGCCGCAGCCGGTGCCGCGCGAGGTGATCGAGTCGTGTCTGCTGGCTGCGGGCACCGCCCCGAACGGGGCGAACCATCAGCCCTGGCACTTCGTGGCGGTGGGCGATCCCGAGGTGAAGCGCCGCATCCGTGAGGCTGCGGAGGAAGAGGAGCGGGCCTTCTACGGGGGCCGCGCGCCGCAGGAATGGCTCGATGCGCTCGCCCCCCTCGGCACCGACTCCCGGAAGCCCTTTCTGGAGACCGCCCCCTGGCTGATCGCGATCTTCGCCCAGAGCTGGAGTCCCGGAGAAGACGAGGGGCGGGTGAAGAACTACTACGTGACGGAGTCGGTCGGCATCGCCACCGGCATCCTGATCACCGCGCTCCACCACGCCGGCCTCGCCACGCTCACGCACACGCCGTCGCCGATGAAGTTCCTGAACGAGGTGCTGGGGCGTCCCGACAACGAGCGGCCGTTTCTGCTGCTCGTGGTCGGGTATCCGGCCGACGACGCCCAGGTGCCCGACATCACGAAGAAGTCGCTCGACGAGATCGCCACCTTCTTCTAGGCCGTTCCCCCCTTCGCCACCCGCCACCGAGAGCGCGTCCATGGGTCAGGACCTGGTGCCCGAGCAGCACCCCGATTCCGTTCGCTCCTTCACGCGCGCGCTTCTGCGCGACCTGCAGGCCCTCGAACGGATGCTCGACTCCGGCATGATCGAATCGGGCGTGCGACGGGTCGGCGCCGAGCAGGAGTTCTTTCTCGTGGGCAAGGGATGGCGTGCCTCGCCGAAGGGGGTGGAGGTGCTCGAGCGGCTCGGCGACCCCTTCACGCCCGAGCTCGCCCGCTTCAACCTCGAGGTGAACCTCGAGCCGCGACTGCTCGAGGGCGACGCCTTCCGACAGATGGAAGACGAGCTCGACGTGCTGCTGGCCCGGGCCCGCGAAGCCGCGCGGGAGGAGGGCGCCGACATCTGCCTCACCGGAATTCTGCCCACCCTCCAGAAGTCGGACCTCAGCCTCGACAACATCACCCCGAAGGCGCGCTACCACGCCCTGAACGACGCCCTCAACCGCATGCGGGGCGGCGATGTGTATCGACTCCGGATCGAGGGCACCGACGAGCTGCTGGTCGAGCACGACTCGGTCATGCTCGAATCGTGCAACACCTCGGCCCAGGTGCACCTGCAGGTGTCGGCCGAGGAGTTCGTGCCCTACTACAACATGGCTCAGGCGATCACCGGTCCCGTGCTGGCCGCGTGCGTGAACTCTCCGATGCTCTTCGGCAAGCGGCTGTGGGCCGAGACGCGCATCGCGCTCTTCCAGCAGTCGCTCGACACCCGCTCGGGCACCCTGCACCTGCGCGACATGTCGCCCCGGGTGCGCTTCGGCGATCGGTGGATCGAGGACTCCGTGGTCGACCTCTTTCAGGAAGACATCGCCCGATTCCGGGTGCTGCTGGCCACCCAGGTGGACGAGGACTCCCTCGCGGTGCTCGACGAGGGCGGCATTCCGAAGCTGCGGGCGCTGCAGCTTCACAACAGCACGGTCTACCGCTGGAACCGACCCTGCTACGGGATCAGCGAGGGCAAGCCCCACCTGCGCATCGAGTGCAGGGTGCTGCCGTCCGGGCCGACGGTGCTCGACGAGGTGGCCAACGCGGCTTTCTGGATCGGCGCGGTGATCGGTGCCGCGGAGGAGTACGGCGACATCACGGCCGAGCTCGATTTCGACGACGTGCGCAGCAACTGCGCGGCGGCGGCCAAGCTCGGTCTCAAGGCGGCGATGCACTGGGTGGGCGGCAACACGGTCTCGGCGCCGGATCTGATCCTCGGCACGCTGCTTCCGGTGGCCCGGCGGGGACTCGGGCGCTACGGCGTGCGCCCCGAAGACATCGACCGCTACCTCGGCGTGATCCGCGACCGGGTGCAGAACGGGCAAACCGGCGCCACCTGGACGCTGCGCTCGCTTTCGCACATGCGCGGTCAGGGCACCCGTTCGGAGCGACTGGCGGCGGTGACTGCGGCTTCGATGCGCCTGCAGCGGGACAACCACGGCCCGGTCCACGAGTGGCCGCTGGCCAAGCTCGAGGACGCGGGCGGATGGAAGGTGAACTACCTGAGGGTCGAGCAGTACATGACCACCCACCTCTTCACCGTGCACGAAGACGAACTGGTGCAGATGGTGGCCTTCCTGATGGATCGCAAGCAGATCCGGCACGTGCTCGTGGAGGACGACGACCACCGGCTCGTGGGGCTGGTGGCGTACCGCTCGGTGCTGCGGCTGGTATCGCAGTCGGGCGGGGTGATCGACGCCGACGACGAGCGGCCGGTCAAAGAAATCATGGACCGCGACCCGGTGACGGTCACGCCCGAAACCACGACCTTGAAGGCGATCGAACTCATGCGCGATCACAAGGTGGCCTGCCTGCCGGTGCTGGATCACGGCAAGCTCGTGGGGATCGTGAGTGAGCGGGACTTCATGCCCATCGCCTACCAGCTCCTGGAGGATCGACTCCGGGACGAGGAAGGGGACTGACTTCACCGGTGGAAGCGACGATGGAACGGGTGCTGGGACGCCTCGGGCGGCACGGCCCCGGAGCGCCGACCCTGATCGTGGTCGGCGGCGTGCACGGCAACGAGCCGGCCGGCGTGGAGGCGTCGCAGCGGGTGTCGCGGGTGCTCGCGCCGCGCGCGGATCGGCTCGAGGGATCGGTGGTGTTTCTGGTCGGCAACCTCCAGGCACTGGCCCTCGGCCGCCGGTTCGTCGACCGCGATCTCAACCGGGCGTGGACTCCCGAAGGGGTGGAGGAACTGCGCCGGCGTTCAACGGGGGACTCCGGAGAGCCGCCCATCGCCGAAGACGTCGAGCAGCGCGAGCTGATGGCGATTCTCGACGCCGTACTGGACGAGGCGCAGGGCCCGGTCTATCTGCTCGACCTGCACACCACCTCGGGGAGCGGCGGCCCGTTCAGCACCGTCGCCGACGCGCTGCGCAATCGCCAGGTGGCGCTGAATCTCCCGGTGCCGCTCGTGCTCGGCCTGGAGGAGCTGGTGGAGGGCACCCTTCACGAGTACCTCGCCACGCGGCACTGCATCACCGTGGCCTTCGAGACCGGTCAGCACGACGAGCCGGCCGCCGTGGACCGGGCCGAGGCCGGCATCTGGATCATGCTCGAGGCCACCGGGGTGGCGGCCGCGGGCGCCCTCGACGAGGTGGAGCCGTCACGAGAGCGGCTGGAACGCGACACGGCGCGGCTGCCGCGGGTGCTGGAGATGCGCTACCGACACCCCGTCGAGCCGGAAGACGCCTTCCGGATGCACGCCGGCTACGGAAACTTCCAGCGGGTGCGGCGCGGCGAGATCCTGGCGGAGGACCGCAACGGCCCCGTGCTCGCCCCGGAAACCGCCCGCATTCTGATGCCGCTGTACCAGGCGCAGGGACAGGACGGCTTCTTCGTGGTGCGGTCGTTCAGCAACTTCTGGCTGGCCGTGTCTCGCGGACTGCGCAAGGTGGGTGCGGATCGGTGGGTCCACTGGCTGCCCGGCATCCGGGTGCACCCGGAACGCCCCGAGGCGCGCATCGTCGATCGGCGGGTGGCGCGCTTCTATGCGCTCCAGCTGTTGCACCTGCTCGGGTACCGCCGCCACGAAGAGGACGGCGCTCGGCTCGTGGTGGTGCGGCAGGTTCGGGACTGACCCCTACCACCCCGCCACCGCGGATGCGATCGCCTCCGCGGATTCCGGTGGGTAGCGGTCCTCGTCGTGCAGATCGAAGGGTTCTCCTTCGAGGCGCACGAGGTGCGGCGCGTGCCGGTACTGGGCCACCCACTCCAGGCGGGGGTCGGGGCGACACGGCCGGCTGTCGGCTCCACGTGGGATCCGCGCCGCGGTGAGCACGAGCAGCCCGCCGAGGTCCACGAGGGGAGGCCGATATCCGGGTCGGGCCGACCCGGGCGGGATGGGGGGCGGGTCGACGAGAGCCAGCCCCGCGGGGGGGCGGCGCTTCGCCAGCAGCTGGGCCGCTGTCTCGAAGGCCAGCAGGGCGGCTGTGCCCACACCCACGATGCGGGGCTCACCGCCTCCGGCTTCGGCGGTGTCGAAGGGAAGGCGGCCGAGGAGCTCGGCTGCGCGGACCGGAATCGGGCGTTCGAGCGCGCTCGACGGAGGGGTGTACCAGACGGTCGACCGAGCGCCGATCGCGCGTTCCAGGGCGGGGCGCAGGCACTCCGCGGCTCGCGTCGAGGCGACGACGACGAGCCGCGGAGCCCCGCGGGGCGGCACGGAGTGTCCGAACAACCGGCTGCCGATCTAGCGCCGGGTCCCGACGATGCGGGCCGCGCCCATGGCTCCGGAGATGTTGCCGCTGAAGCCGGACCCCTCGAACACCACCGATCCCTGCACGCCGAAGTCGGGCACGGAGAAGGTCACGCGCTGCCCCTCGACGGTGATGTCGGAGATCGGCGCGCCGCCCATCTGGCTGTCGACCGATCCGGTGTAGCCCTCCTCCGCGGATCCCTCGATCGAGAGCGTGCCGGGGATCATCTGGCCCTGGGCGTCGACCGAAATGTCGTAGACGCCGGTGGGATCGAGCGGGGGCGGCTCGGGGGGGGCGGGGGGCGCTCCGCCCGAACAGGCGGCGAGAAGCAGAGCCAGGGCGGGCAGCCAGGCTGCGGCACGGCGGATCATGGGGCCTCCGGAAGTGAGAGAGGATGGCCCCGACAAGGTACCGCCGCGACGGGTCGCCGGCACGGCGGGTCGGCGCGCGAGGGGGTCAGCGCAGCGTTCGCCGCCGCCCGCGCACGTCTTCCAGCAGGTCGTGGATCCGGTTCTCCATCGCCTCCTGAAACTCCTCCACCGAGAGCGTCTCGTCGTCGAGGGGGAGTTCGAAGGGAGGCACGTCTTCGTCGCGGGTGTCGGCCAGTTTCTCGCGCGCGGCCTCGGCTTTCTGCAGCGCGAAGAGCGCCTTCTGGAGCCAGGCGGACTCGCTCGACAACAGCTGGATCTCGCGGCGACGACGACGGCGACGGGCTTTTTCTTTCTGTGACTTCACGGTGGGTCCCGTTGTGGGAGGGCAGGGCTCGATGCGGCGCCCACCCGCCGCCGGATACGGCGGGTGGGCCCGCGGCGTTCGGGCCCGCGTCAGACGGTGGGACGGCGTCCGAAGAGGAAGCCGAGCACGGCCAGGATGATGAACACGAAGAAGGCGATCTTCGCGAGGCCGGCCGCGGTTCCGGCGATGCCGCCGAATCCGAGGAAGGCCGCGACGAGGGCCAGAACCAGCAGTATGATGGCAGCGCTGAGCATGGGAGTCTCCATGAAGGGGGACGAGGTCACACCCCCGTCTCATGCAGCCATCGTGCCACTCCGCCGACGCGAACGGCTTCCCTCGCGCGAGCCGGGGCCGTAGGCTCCGGTGGGGCGAAGAGGCCCCGATCATCGTCCATCGGGTGAGCGTCGTTCGGCGTCGTCGTCGAGCGGTGGCCCCCGCACGAACGCAGCCTGCCATGTTCGGACTCCGTCGGGGGGCTCTCGCCTCCATCGCTCTCGTCGCCTTCACCCTTCTGGGCGCGCCGGCTTCGGCGCAGGTCGCCGCCCCCGCCTCGGGCGCGTCGTCGACCGCCGCCACGGGGGCGAAGCGAGCCCTCGAGATCGAGGACTACGCCCTGTGGCGCAGCGTCGACGGGTCGACGATCTCGCCCGACGGCGCGTGGGTGGCGTGGAGCTTCGGTCGCGTGCGCGGCGACGACACGCTGCACGTGCGACCGGTCGGGGGCGGCGACGACCACGTGGTCGCGCATGCCACGGGTGCCCTCTTCTCCGACGACGGCCGATGGGTGGCCTACGAGATCGGCCACTCCTTCGCCGAGAGTGAGCGCGACGACGATCTGGCCGCCTCGGCCGGGCTGATGAACCTGTCCACCGGCGAGCGCTGGGCGTGGGAGAAGGCCGACGACTTCGGGTTCGCGCCGGGCTCGTCGCACTTCTGGGTGAAGAAGACGCCGGTGGACGAAGATGCGGACCACGAGGGCACCGATGTGGTCGTCCGCGCACTCGCCGACGGGCAGGTGGAGCTGCTGGGCAACGTCGACGAGCTCGGCTTCGATGCCGAGGGGCGCTGGCTCGCCTACACGGTCGACGCGGCCGACCAGACGGGCAACGGGCTCTATCTGCTCGATCTGCGGTCGGGGGTGCGGCGGGCGCTCGACCAGGCGGAAGCTCGGTACGGGCGCCTGACCTGGGCCGACGAGGCCGCCGCCGTGGCGGTGCTGCGGGGCACCACCCCCGACGATGCGGAGGAGCGCGACAACACGTTGGTGGCCGTGACGGGGCTGACCGGCGCGTCGCCTTCGGTGACCGAGTTCGGCCCCGCCGACGGGCTCGCCGCGGGATGGGTGCTCAGCGAGAAGGGCGCGCTCGCCTGGAACGAGCCGGGCACGATCGTCTTCGCCGGGACGCGGCCGCAGGAGACGACGATGGAGGAATGGCCCGACACCGCGCTCCCGCTGGCCGACGTGAACATCTTCCACTGGGCCGACGACCGGATCCAGACGGAGCAGCAGAGTGCCGCCGGACGCGACCGCAATCGCACCTGGCGCGCGGCGGCCCACCTGGAGTCGGGCCGGCTGACGCCCCTCGAGATCGACCGCCGAACGGTGCAGGCCACCACTCCCGACGGGCGCTGGGCGATTGGACGCGACGACACCGACTACATCTCCGATTGGCAGCCCTCCTGGGCCGACTACACGCGGATCGACACCCGCACGGGGGAGACGATGCCGATCGCGCAGGGGGTGGAGCGAGCCCTCGGCCTGTCGCCCTCGGGCGGCCACTGGCTGTACTGGGAAGACGGCCAGGTCCACGCGGTGGAGCTGGCGTCGGGGCAGGCGCGGACGCTCACCGCCGACGCACCGGTGTCGTTCGTCGATACCGAGTGGGACTACTTCGGCGATCGGCCCCCGTGGGGAGTGGCCGGCTACTCCGCCGACGGTGAGGCCGTGGTGCTGTACGACGAGTTCGACCTCTGGCGCCAGCCGCTCGACGGCGGCACGGCCACGAGCCTCACGGGGGGCTGGGGCGCGGAGAACGGCGTCCGGCTTCGGCTGCAGGTGCTCGACCCGGAGGCCGAAGCGATCGACCTCGACGAGCCGGT contains the following coding sequences:
- a CDS encoding M28 family peptidase, coding for MSDRVVSAVRSKSSVVASATALVALAACGPEQEPTAGAPMPATTSEAAAAAAATITPDDLYQKISVLAADSMRGRDTPSPEIEQVATWIGEHFASLGLRPGGDDGSFIQRYALRQMTASVESSSIAFSNGASLAWGTDVMALGLPRDGSTSGPVVLVSGSGDPAGAFADLPDQAQVFVFAGPEMEATRQTAWAGLASALYDAGAGQVFVISTIAGTPWERSLARSQQGSRVVGELDPDRPVTMNVREGAVRAALAGVDVDALQSRHDDDLEVTVLEGLTVDSDIAIQILDDASAPNVVGILEGSDPALRDEYIVYSAHMDHVGVGRTVQGGDSIFNGADDDASGTATIMEVAEAMASLDRAPRRSMIFLLVSGEEKGLLGSAYFADHPSVPVEQMVANINADMVGRNWPDTIVAIGKEHSDLGETLNRVNEAHPEIGMTAIDDLWPDERFYFRSDHFNFARKGVPILFFFNGTHEDYHRASDELDKIDTEKTARIGQLIFYLGLEVSETDARPQWNPDSYAEIVEGA
- a CDS encoding DUF1328 domain-containing protein is translated as MLSAAIILLVLALVAAFLGFGGIAGTAAGLAKIAFFVFIILAVLGFLFGRRPTV
- a CDS encoding prolyl oligopeptidase family serine peptidase, yielding MFGLRRGALASIALVAFTLLGAPASAQVAAPASGASSTAATGAKRALEIEDYALWRSVDGSTISPDGAWVAWSFGRVRGDDTLHVRPVGGGDDHVVAHATGALFSDDGRWVAYEIGHSFAESERDDDLAASAGLMNLSTGERWAWEKADDFGFAPGSSHFWVKKTPVDEDADHEGTDVVVRALADGQVELLGNVDELGFDAEGRWLAYTVDAADQTGNGLYLLDLRSGVRRALDQAEARYGRLTWADEAAAVAVLRGTTPDDAEERDNTLVAVTGLTGASPSVTEFGPADGLAAGWVLSEKGALAWNEPGTIVFAGTRPQETTMEEWPDTALPLADVNIFHWADDRIQTEQQSAAGRDRNRTWRAAAHLESGRLTPLEIDRRTVQATTPDGRWAIGRDDTDYISDWQPSWADYTRIDTRTGETMPIAQGVERALGLSPSGGHWLYWEDGQVHAVELASGQARTLTADAPVSFVDTEWDYFGDRPPWGVAGYSADGEAVVLYDEFDLWRQPLDGGTATSLTGGWGAENGVRLRLQVLDPEAEAIDLDEPVILRGFGKHTKQDGFFRLDGDRLQTLTLDDVRFGNPEKAADADRILITRQDWSTFPDLWVTDGDFSDWTRVTEANPQQSEFLWGSRILFDYELADGTPLQGTLAIPEGWQPGQRLPMIVRFYEQYSQDLHAYPTPAYRHQPNFAGYVSRGYLLMQPDVHFRTRTTHSDMLEAIEAATRAVIDLGYADPDAIGLSGHSFSGGGGAYIATRSTMFAAVAHGAAPINLVSEFNQLFVGSGQNNHSYDIYGQGRYGTNPYDDFDLYWDQSPISGVESMNTPVLYLHGEADPVVNWEQGLEWYNALRFLGKPIIWLSYPGEGHGLARMENRIDFQHRLQQFFGHHLRGEPAPAWMTEGVDYLDKPAHMRDFAPAPGSIPWGSGGR
- a CDS encoding succinylglutamate desuccinylase/aspartoacylase family protein, producing the protein MERVLGRLGRHGPGAPTLIVVGGVHGNEPAGVEASQRVSRVLAPRADRLEGSVVFLVGNLQALALGRRFVDRDLNRAWTPEGVEELRRRSTGDSGEPPIAEDVEQRELMAILDAVLDEAQGPVYLLDLHTTSGSGGPFSTVADALRNRQVALNLPVPLVLGLEELVEGTLHEYLATRHCITVAFETGQHDEPAAVDRAEAGIWIMLEATGVAAAGALDEVEPSRERLERDTARLPRVLEMRYRHPVEPEDAFRMHAGYGNFQRVRRGEILAEDRNGPVLAPETARILMPLYQAQGQDGFFVVRSFSNFWLAVSRGLRKVGADRWVHWLPGIRVHPERPEARIVDRRVARFYALQLLHLLGYRRHEEDGARLVVVRQVRD
- a CDS encoding glutamate-cysteine ligase family protein; translated protein: MGQDLVPEQHPDSVRSFTRALLRDLQALERMLDSGMIESGVRRVGAEQEFFLVGKGWRASPKGVEVLERLGDPFTPELARFNLEVNLEPRLLEGDAFRQMEDELDVLLARAREAAREEGADICLTGILPTLQKSDLSLDNITPKARYHALNDALNRMRGGDVYRLRIEGTDELLVEHDSVMLESCNTSAQVHLQVSAEEFVPYYNMAQAITGPVLAACVNSPMLFGKRLWAETRIALFQQSLDTRSGTLHLRDMSPRVRFGDRWIEDSVVDLFQEDIARFRVLLATQVDEDSLAVLDEGGIPKLRALQLHNSTVYRWNRPCYGISEGKPHLRIECRVLPSGPTVLDEVANAAFWIGAVIGAAEEYGDITAELDFDDVRSNCAAAAKLGLKAAMHWVGGNTVSAPDLILGTLLPVARRGLGRYGVRPEDIDRYLGVIRDRVQNGQTGATWTLRSLSHMRGQGTRSERLAAVTAASMRLQRDNHGPVHEWPLAKLEDAGGWKVNYLRVEQYMTTHLFTVHEDELVQMVAFLMDRKQIRHVLVEDDDHRLVGLVAYRSVLRLVSQSGGVIDADDERPVKEIMDRDPVTVTPETTTLKAIELMRDHKVACLPVLDHGKLVGIVSERDFMPIAYQLLEDRLRDEEGD
- a CDS encoding nitroreductase family protein, with the translated sequence MTRPYDTIPLPYRPGRSADELRSRARDFYDEVRQRRTVRDYSPQPVPREVIESCLLAAGTAPNGANHQPWHFVAVGDPEVKRRIREAAEEEERAFYGGRAPQEWLDALAPLGTDSRKPFLETAPWLIAIFAQSWSPGEDEGRVKNYYVTESVGIATGILITALHHAGLATLTHTPSPMKFLNEVLGRPDNERPFLLLVVGYPADDAQVPDITKKSLDEIATFF